The following proteins are co-located in the Perognathus longimembris pacificus isolate PPM17 chromosome 25, ASM2315922v1, whole genome shotgun sequence genome:
- the Eif4e1b gene encoding eukaryotic translation initiation factor 4E type 1B, with product MRTEVQVKSQQLPALTAAFWEAGALAWLPPALKARGESLAEVKLDLHPLQNRWVLWFFKNDCGRAWQDNLHQVTTIDTVEDFWGMYSHIQLASKLSPGCDYALFKDGIEPMWEDSRNKRGGRWLVSLAKQQRHSELDRLWLETLLCLIGDSFEEHSREVCGAVINIRPKGDKIAVWTSNAENQAGVLHIGQVYKERLGLSMKTIIGYQAHTDTASKSNSLAKNKFVV from the exons ATGCGCACTGAGGTGCAGGTTAAAAGCCAGCAGCTGCCGGCTCTCACTGCTGCATTCTGGGAAGCTGGGGCCTTGGCATGGCTACCTCCAGCCCT GAAGGCTCGGGGTGAGAGTCTGGCTGAGGTCAAACTAGACTTGCACCCACTGCAGAACAG gtgggtCCTGTGGTTCTTCAAGAATGACTGTGGCCGAGCCTGGCAGGATAATCTACACCAGGTCACCACCATTGACACGGTGGAGGATTTCTGGGG GATGTACAGTCACATCCAGTTGGCCAGCAAGCTCTCTCCCGGCTGTGACTATGCCCTATTCAAG GATGGCATCGAGCCCATGTGGGAGGACAGCAGGAACAAGCGAGGTGGCCGCTGGCTGGTCAGCCTGGCTAAGCAGCAGCGCCATAGCGAACTGGACCGTCTGTGGCTGGAGACG TTGCTGTGTCTGATTGGGGACAGCTTTGAGGAGCACAGCAGAGAGGTGTGTGGGGCCGTCATCAACATCCGCCCCAAGGGCGACAAGATTGCTGTGTGGACGAGTAATGCTGAGAACCAGGCTGGCGTGTTGCACATTGG GCAGGTGTACAAAGAGCGCCTGGGCCTTTCCATGAAGACTATCATCGGGTACCAGGCCCACACTGACACAGCCTCCAAGAGCAACTCCCTAGCCAAGAACAAGTTTGTGGTGTGA
- the Tspan17 gene encoding tetraspanin-17 isoform X1, whose amino-acid sequence MSLEAGQGTWSHSLAACVPHLPEDPRVPGKGKGRGVLVLWSLLQLLQVLGALFLAIGLWAWGEKGVLSNISALTDLGGLDPVWLFVVVGGVMSVLGFAGCIGALRENTFLLKFFSIFLGLIFFLELATGILAFIFKDWIRDQLNLFINNNVKAYRDDIDLQNLIDFAQEYWSCCGARGPSDWNLNIYFNCTDLNPSRERCGVPFSCCVKDPAEDVLNTQCGYDVRLKLELEQQGFIYTKGCVGQFEKWLQDNLILVAGVFLGIALLQIFGICLAQNLVSDIRAVKANW is encoded by the exons ATGAGTTTGGAAGCTGGACAGGGCACCTGGTCCCACTCATTAGCAGCCTGTGTCCCCCACCTTCCTGAAGACCCTCGAGTCCCaggtaagggaaaggggaggggtgtCCTGGTGCTCTGGTCTTTACTGCAACTCTTGCAGGTGCTGGGGGCCCTGTTCCTGGCTATTGGCCTCTGGGCCTGGGGTGAGAAG GGCGTTCTCTCCAACATCTCAGCGCTGACAGATCTGGGCGGCCTTGACCCCGTGTGGCTGTTTGTGGTGGTTGGAGGCGTCATGTCGGTGCTTGGCTTTGCAGGCTGCATTGGAGCCCTCCGGGAGAACACCTTCCTGCTCAAGTTT TTCTCCATATTCCTTGGCCTCATCTTCTTCTTGGAGCTGGCAACAGGGATCCTGGCCTTCATCTTCAAGGACTGGATCCGAGACCAGCTCAACCTCTTCATCAACAACAACGTCAAGGCCTACCGGGACGACATCGACCTTCAGAACCTCATAGACTTTGCTCAGGAATAT TGGTCTTGCTGTGGAGCCCGAGGACCCAGTGACTGGAACCTCAATATCTACTTCAACTGCACTGACTTGAACCCCAGCCGGGAGCGCTGTGGGGTGCCCTTCTCCTGCTGCGTCAAGGACCCTGCG GAAGATGTCCTCAACACCCAGTGTGGCTATGACGTTCGGCTCAAACTG GAGCTGGAGCAGCAGGGCTTCATCTACACCAAAGGCTGCGTGGGCCAGTTCGAGAAGTGGCTGCAGGACAACCTGATTCTCGTGGCTGGGGTCTTCCTGGGCATCGCGCTCCTGCAG ATCTTCGGCATCTGCCTGGCCCAGAACCTCGTGAGTGACATCCGGGCGGTGAAGGCCAACTGGTGA
- the Tspan17 gene encoding tetraspanin-17 isoform X2: MPAKHQHFQEPAVGCCGKYFLFGFNVVFWVLGALFLAIGLWAWGEKGVLSNISALTDLGGLDPVWLFVVVGGVMSVLGFAGCIGALRENTFLLKFFSIFLGLIFFLELATGILAFIFKDWIRDQLNLFINNNVKAYRDDIDLQNLIDFAQEYWSCCGARGPSDWNLNIYFNCTDLNPSRERCGVPFSCCVKDPAEDVLNTQCGYDVRLKLELEQQGFIYTKGCVGQFEKWLQDNLILVAGVFLGIALLQIFGICLAQNLVSDIRAVKANW, translated from the exons ATGCCGGCCAAGCACCAGCACTTCCAGGAGCCCGCGGTCGGCTGCTGCGGGAAATACTTCCTGTTTGGCTTCAATGTCGTCTTCTGG GTGCTGGGGGCCCTGTTCCTGGCTATTGGCCTCTGGGCCTGGGGTGAGAAG GGCGTTCTCTCCAACATCTCAGCGCTGACAGATCTGGGCGGCCTTGACCCCGTGTGGCTGTTTGTGGTGGTTGGAGGCGTCATGTCGGTGCTTGGCTTTGCAGGCTGCATTGGAGCCCTCCGGGAGAACACCTTCCTGCTCAAGTTT TTCTCCATATTCCTTGGCCTCATCTTCTTCTTGGAGCTGGCAACAGGGATCCTGGCCTTCATCTTCAAGGACTGGATCCGAGACCAGCTCAACCTCTTCATCAACAACAACGTCAAGGCCTACCGGGACGACATCGACCTTCAGAACCTCATAGACTTTGCTCAGGAATAT TGGTCTTGCTGTGGAGCCCGAGGACCCAGTGACTGGAACCTCAATATCTACTTCAACTGCACTGACTTGAACCCCAGCCGGGAGCGCTGTGGGGTGCCCTTCTCCTGCTGCGTCAAGGACCCTGCG GAAGATGTCCTCAACACCCAGTGTGGCTATGACGTTCGGCTCAAACTG GAGCTGGAGCAGCAGGGCTTCATCTACACCAAAGGCTGCGTGGGCCAGTTCGAGAAGTGGCTGCAGGACAACCTGATTCTCGTGGCTGGGGTCTTCCTGGGCATCGCGCTCCTGCAG ATCTTCGGCATCTGCCTGGCCCAGAACCTCGTGAGTGACATCCGGGCGGTGAAGGCCAACTGGTGA